ttacttaggctattgtcttttcctcgttaTAATCTACgatattagactaggtatattatgtagcgggataggtagtgccttaggcaaaaccctcgttcctataccgggtacttaataggcccttataggcttcgtcgcgtgtctacctacctaccgtattacccgctagtaaatactaaattgtttcgtagtccgctcgacgccgtcgtatagtccgcttagttattgttctatagtccgcttgtctaatattcgtcgctcggcccgctcggtttacggtctccggaggtaaaaattctatacttatactagaggtgtcctatcgagcgtataggctacggttccgtacccttcttatacgtagaaagaagagggactcgctcctaatacgagtatacgctcgtcggatagtttttatacctgttttactagtagtcctctattcgccgcggcttcgcctacgttacgcgcccgtcgcgcctacgacgctctagcgtaagaatacttagctctctcgtagtaagacgagaggttcgtagccgacactacgtataggtaattctcgtcgtcgactattaggtctatataggaGTTAATAATTCTCTATTAACTAGTCTTAAAAGAAAGGACTATATAGCCCGGCTATAGGCTAAGCTACTATAAATCCCTAAAGTAGTACCTAGGGCCTATATAGTacctaatactatataacgtactttactaccgagcgggctatactaccgagcgggccacttttactaagaactataccacttctactttaattacgacggtatcttaatacgacgacatcctagagattcgttactaggaggataattcctctttagattcttcgctatctagcgagtctacttaataggtacgtacgttataccccgactcgctatatcgcttatagcgtcgtagccttagtactagccgaacactatctagcaactctctactcacttcctacctcctagtatcctctagaggtattaattgcgacgccttatcgaaggttagagaccctctagactaaatgtacttgcgctttcgtgctttccgctatataagggccttaTTAGACTTAtgtagcttactaatctcgctttgtataagagctatctaatacgctatctctctactccctctctattgccctattaaacgaccttcctctttctactacgcctttctgaacccgtaacgacgctctaagacgtaatgacacctattataaaccctgtctcgtcgaagttataggtgtcctagttaaggatgctatacttctcctttatattacgtataagtaagaactacttctcgataacgtctagatcttctattagggctcgctaacgatcgtatctacgtgttatacgaacctttagcttacgataccgcctaataaacctgtctatcgaattaagactagcgggcttaagacccttctcttatagtaataaatcggctattactcgtatactagcctttaatagcgggaaacctctaagatctagctcgagtatatactcaagtattaccctctcttctagctctataagcttcttcgaattaggctcgtagtcaccccgaggaggtcgtctatttaatcgataccctagtatagttcgagacgcgtcgtatacctttatagtaagtcgattcgtgattatcgcgtcgcgtttcgtagcctagacagctaaggtcagtttggcctcgtttaaagacaatatacgctataatagtagttatatagctatatctatagaagtagtatagttcttagcaaaagtggcccgctcagtagtatagcccgctcggtaggAAAGCACGTTAGTAAGTATATATAACCTTATCTTTATAGGACCCGTAAGGAAGGAGCAAACCTTACTATTACTTACCTCTCGCTTTAGGCCTTACTTCGCGATTATATCTTTAATACCTATTCTAATCGTAGCCTAGGCTTTACCTCGCtttatatatataatatataccGGGCTCCTATACGTCCTAAGCCTTACTATTCTATATATTATCTTCGGGCTCTATTAACTATAATTACTTTTTAAAATATCTTTAATCCTAATCTATCCCTTCTTAAAGAAGATTCTTCCTAGCTAATCCCTCGGtactatatctatatataattAACGTTCTCGGTAATTATCTCTTAAGTATTGTATATTTATACTAGTTATAACAAGGCTATTACTATATATCGATACTATTATAAAATTTTACAATAATATATAAGTATCCTATAATAGACGACGATATTAATACCCGCGTAAATTAGACGTGTAATACGTATTAAGCGTGTTATAATTAAAAAAAGCGAGGTCCCCTATAGAACGCGAAATTGCTCTAGCTCTTTCTATTTGGAGTTGTTGCACAGAAGTCTCTAACGGTCGCCCGTAGTAGCCTCACAAGTGCCGATTCTCCGACGCGGGACGGCCGCTGGAGCTTTGACATATGGCTTGGCTCAGGGCCAGCTTTCGCATTGCGTTGCAAGCTAAGGTTGCATGTGAAGACAACTACTTCAACTTCTGAAATCACAACCACACTCCTTTACCTACATCACAACTCCAATACCAGCAAAGATGCCACCACGCAAATCGCCGAACGCGATCGCCTTCCCTGCCAAAGTCATCGACCGCAGCACCTCAGCCCAGCCCATCAAGTCCACATCTACCACCGCCTCCTCATCACAACAACCCGCGATCCGCTCCCTTCAAGATGCACAGAATATCTTGATCAATGTGTGGAACAACTACGTTGCCCAAACACCTCAACGGACAAAGCTCCTCGATGCATTCCTCGCGTTCCTGGCGGTGGTTGGAGCATTGCAGTTCGTGTACTGTGTGATAGCTGGAAACTACGTACGTGTGGAGAGCTGAGGAAGAGCGTACATTGGAGATGAGATACTGATATCGTGATAGCCATTCAATGCTTTCCTATCTGGTTTCTCGGCATGTGTGGGACAGTTCGTGCTCACGGTCAGTCTAAGGATCCAGACGAACCCGAACAACAAGGCGGACTTCGAGAGTATATCACATGAGAGGTATGTACAGCTGGGGGACGGGATATGAAGTCTTGACTCTTTGGGTGGTCTTGCCCCTGAGGATGGCCTTGTCCCTGAGGATGGGCAGGATGTTTGACAGCTGAGGATCTTTTGTGCTGACGCGGCTTTCCGTTAGGGCATTTGCGGACTTCGTTTTTGGGAGCATGATCTTGCATTTCTTCTGTGTGAACTTCATCAACTAGGGTGGAGTCCTCGCGAGCACTGAATCGACGGACTTTCAATCAAGCCCAGCTTCGAAAGCAAGGCTAGATACTATACAGCAGTACAGACTACGATGCTGTAACAGAGACATATCACGACCGATGCGCCATTATCTACCTCATCTTGATCACGACCTTCGAGAAATGCTCCCGCTTCACCATCCTTCCGTAGGCATCTTTCACCTCCTCCAATCCAAACACAACATCGTCAAGCACTGGCCGCACATCCTTCTCCTCGATGAATATCACCATTCCCTTGAACTGCTTCCTCGTCCCCAGCAACACGCCTCTAATAATACAGACATCGAAGATCGCGCTCAACATAGGAACAGGCTCGTCGGCGCCAAGCAACCCCGTCGCAGCGATAACACCATCAGTTCGAACAGCCTTGAGACTCTCTTTGAGAGTACTATCGCCACCAACATCGACGATAAGATCGAAGCCAGAGCTCTTAGAAGTCAGACCGCGAGCCTGTTCACCCCAAGCTGGAGTCTTACGGTAGTTGATAACATGCTCCGCTCCCAGGTCCCTCAACCGCTTCGCTTTCTCCTCCGAAGAAGTCGTGGCAACGACATGGGCACCAATGGCGGCCGCGAACTGCAAAGCAGCGATACTCACGCCTCCAGTACCCTAGACGAGGACTCAGTCACCCTTCTTCACTTCCCGACCAGCGAGACCGAAGAGTGCGTTCCACGCTGTGAGGCCACTGCAAGTCAACGTAGCAGCACGGGCGAAGTCCAAATTATGG
Above is a genomic segment from Fulvia fulva chromosome 3, complete sequence containing:
- a CDS encoding Dolichyl-diphosphooligosaccharide--protein glycosyltransferase subunit DAD1, producing MPPRKSPNAIAFPAKVIDRSTSAQPIKSTSTTASSSQQPAIRSLQDAQNILINVWNNYVAQTPQRTKLLDAFLAFLAVVGALQFVYCVIAGNYPFNAFLSGFSACVGQFVLTVSLRIQTNPNNKADFESISHERAFADFVFGSMILHFFCVNFIN